One Caretta caretta isolate rCarCar2 chromosome 8, rCarCar1.hap1, whole genome shotgun sequence DNA window includes the following coding sequences:
- the IER5 gene encoding immediate early response gene 5 protein yields MEFRLEAHRIVSISLGKIYSARGQRGGLKLHKNLLVSLVLRSARRVYLGEPGGECPLPPRPGPPPPPDCERLRRGCRPLDSEAAAARGRAECPAESPRKRSAAERGQAAGSPGKKPRREAEPPPPQEDMETGNVASLISIFGSGFSGLLGKERGAAEASEPGQVCCEQPVLRSLNPWSTAIVAF; encoded by the coding sequence ATGGAGTTCCGGCTGGAGGCGCATCGCATCGTCAGCATCTCGCTGGGCAAGATCTACAGCGCGCGGGGCCAGCGCGGCGGCCTCAAGCTGCACAAGAACCTGCTGGTGTCGCTGGTGCTGCGCAGCGCCCGCCGGGTCTACCTGGGCGAGCCCGGCGGCGAGTGCCCCCTGCCGCCCCGCCCggggccgccgccgcccccgGACTGCGAGAGGCTGCGGCGGGGTTGCCGCCCGCTGGACtcggaggcggcggcggcgcggggcCGGGCGGAGTGCCCGGCCGAGTCCCCTCGcaagcggagcgcagctgagcgggGCCAGGCGGCGGGCTCCCCGGGGAAGAAGCCGCGGCGTGAGGCGGAGCCGCCCCCGCCGCAGGAGGACATGGAGACCGGCAACGTGGCCAGCCTCATCAGCATCTTCGGCTCCGGCTTCTCGGGGCTGCTGGGCAAGGAGCGCGGCGCGGCGGAGGCGAGCGAGCCGGGGCAGGTCTGCTGCGAGCAGCCGGTGCTGCGGAGCCTCAACCCCTGGAGCACGGCCATCGTGGCCTTCTGA